Proteins co-encoded in one Nothobranchius furzeri strain GRZ-AD chromosome 4, NfurGRZ-RIMD1, whole genome shotgun sequence genomic window:
- the ppp6r2b gene encoding serine/threonine-protein phosphatase 6 regulatory subunit 2 isoform X2 yields the protein MFWKFDLHTSSHLETLLDKEDVTLSELLDEEDVLQECKAQNRRLIQFLCQDQCMQELVRLTTTEPPAGADETKRFKFPNVACELLTCDVGVINDKLGNDETLLETLYAFLEQPSPLNPLLASFFSKTIGNLITRKTEQVINFLRKKEGFLALVLKHIDTSAMMDVLLRLISCVEPPPLRLETLTWLNEQKLAQRLTELIHPERDEERQSNASQTLCDIIRLSRDQASQLQEISQPDPLLAVLESQECVEQLLQNMFSGGRTESCIVSGIQVLLTLLEIRRPVVDGVMDAQGFERSYTVNSSILLAIQPHLTHFHQLLLEPPKQDPMLTTLGVLEEPLGNTRLHVARLVASLLYTSSASHAVVAQELCRLDTMDLLLDLFFKHTWNNFLHLQVELCVAAIVRPCVHEMRLQPGMGSQDNSKPYLDTSQEETLSEVPTSEPSVASENSAHNLLVTHLFHHCHLVQRILEAWEENDRIQSEGGMRRGFMGHLTRIANTVVHNLEKGPVHTQISNLITELPEDCRGRWETFVEQTLSETNRKNTLDLVGTGNSRPCSEDDMESPFPKELTVQQAFSDYQIQQMTANFVDQFGFNDEEFTDHDDSIGATFDRIAEININIDAGQDSANTAVFEACSKERIQPFDDDEEDIWEEKEINYATQTKSRNRFGGLQSSQIQAESMSCDKTEAPGTEVPDRPADADSEEEENKEDFDPFSSQGQTETAMSTGWVADFGEVSSKAPAAGEAFAAWDAPASQPASTEAGEEKGWAKFTDFQPFCCSEKGPRCSSPVDSELSGSDNTKPNPNPCVWSSCVARKAPIVASDSSSSSSSDSDEEEGKSGSTSTETVTTGAGKETIRLTVDAKNERAVFTSEADKGPVEGQSINDKDEEKEKKHGNCPRANAVSPTTQSATVT from the exons ATGTTTTGGAAGTTCGACTTGCACACATCCTCTCATCTGGAGACCTTGCTGGACAAGGAGGATGTCACGCTCTCTGAGCTCCTGGATGAAGAAGATGTTTTGCAGGAGTGCAAGGCCCAAAACaggag ACTCATCCAGTTCTTGTGCCAGGACCAGTGCATGCAGGAGCTGGTTCGGCTGACTACGACAGAGCCCCCTGCTGGTGCAGACGAGACTAAGCGCTTCAA gttTCCAAATGTTGCATGTGAGCTGCTCACGTGTGATGTGGGGGTGATAAATGATAAACTGGGCAACGATGAGACACTTCTAGAAACTCTTTATGCTTTCCTGGAGCAGCCATCCCCTCTTAACCCGCTCCTGGCATCTTTCTTTAGCAAGACAATTGGGAACCTTATCACACGCAAGACTGAGCAG GTAATTAACTTCCTGAGAAAGAAAGAGGGGTTTCTTGCGTTAGTCCTGAAACATATCGATACGTCAGCCATGATGGATGTGCTCCTACGTCTCATCAGCTGCGTGGAGCCTCCCCCACTTCGACTTGAGACTCTTACT TGGCTGAATGAACAGAAACTGGCCCAGAGACTTACAGAGCTCATCCACCCCGAAAGAGATGAAGAG AGGCAGTCAAATGCTTCTCAGACTTTGTGTGACATCATTCGTCTTAGCAGGGATCAGGCCAGCCAGCTACAGGAGATCTCGCAGCCTGACCCTCTGCTGGCAGTGCTGGAATC GCAGGAATGTGTGGAGCAGTTGTTGCAGAATATGTTCTCAGGGGGGAGGACTGAAAGCTGTATCGTCAGCGGGATTCAGGTTCTTCTGACTTTACTGGAAATCCGGAGGCCCGT AGTGGACGGTGTCATGGATGCTCAAGGGTTTGAGAGAAGTTACACTGTTAACAGCAGCATTTTGTTGGCTATTCAGCCTCACTTGACACACTTCCACCAGCTCCTTCTGGAGCCACCAAAG CAAGATCCTATGCTGACTACTCTGGGCGTGCTGGAGGAACCACTGGGGAACACTCGTCTGCACGTAGCCAGACTAGTGGCCTCCCTGCTTTATACCAGCTCTGCTAGTCATGCTGTCGTAGCACAAGAGCTCTGCAGACTCGATACTATGGACCTGCTTTTG GACTTGTTCTTCAAACACACGTGGAACAACTTCCTGCACCTCCAAGTGGAGCTTTGTGTGGCTGCCATTGTCCGTCCCTGTGTCCATGAAATGAGGCTGCAGCCTGGCATGGGCTCCCAGGACAACTCTAAGCCTTATCTAGATACGTCACAGGAGGAGACTTTGAGTGAGGTCCCAACTTCTGAACCTTCAGTCGCCTCTGAAAACTCGGCACACAACCTCTTGGTGACTCAT TTGTTCCATCACTGCCATCTTGTCCAGAGGATTCTGGAAGCCTGGGAAGAGAATGACAGAATACA GTCAGAAGGAGGTATGAGGAGAGGTTTCATGGGACATCTGACCAGGATTGCCAACACTGTGGTCCACAATCTAGAAAAAGGCCCAGTTCACACTCAGATTAGTAACCTCATCACAG AGCTGCCAGAGGACTGCAGAGGGCGCTGGGAAACCTTCGTAGAACAGACCCTGTCAGAAACTAACAGAAAGAACACCTTAGACCTG GTTGGAACTGGAAACTCTCGACCTTGCTCCGAAGACGACATGGAGAGCCCCTTCCCTAAAGAACTGACCGTACAGCAG gccttttcagactatcagatccaACAGATGACTGCTAACTTTGTGGATCAATTCGGCTTTAACGACGAAGAGTTCACTGACCACGATGACAGTATCGG GGCAACGTTTGACCGGATAGCAGAAATCAATATCAACATTGATGCAGGCCAAGACAGC GCCAACACAGCTGTGTTTGAGGCCTGTTCTAAGGAGAGGATTCAGCcttttgatgatgatgaggaggacatCTGGGAGGAGAAAGAAATCAACTATGCAACACAAACCAAGTCAAGGAACAG GTTTGGTGGTTTACAGTCCTCTCAAATCCAAGCAGAAAGTATGAGTTGTGACAAAACCGAAGCTCCCGGTACCGAGGTCCCCGATAGACCTGCAGACGCCGATTCTGAGGAAGAAGAAAACAAAGAAGACTTTGATCCTTTTTCAAGTCAGGGCCAGACAGAAACCGCTATGA GCACTGGCTGGGTAGCAGATTTTGGAGAAGTCAGCTCAAAGGCTCCCGCTGCTGGAGAAGCCTTCGCTGCTTGGGATGCTCCAGCGTCTCAGCCAGCTTCCACTGAGGCTGGAGAAGAGAAAGGCTGGGCCAAGTTCACGGATTTTCAGCCTTTCTGTTG CTCTGAAAAGGGCCCCAGATGCAGCTCTCCTGTCGATTCAGAGCTCAGTGGATCTGACAACACCAAACCAAACCCAAACC CCTGTGTATGGAGCTCTTGTGTGGCGAGAAAAGCGCCAATCGTGGCGTcggacagctcctcctccagcagctcGGACAGCGATGAAGAAGAAGGAAAGTCGGGGTCCACGTCCACTGAGACGGTCACCACGGGTGCTGGCAAGGAAACCATCCGGCTTACTGTAGATGCCAAAAATGAACGAGCGGTCTTCACAAG
- the ppp6r2b gene encoding serine/threonine-protein phosphatase 6 regulatory subunit 2 isoform X1, protein MFWKFDLHTSSHLETLLDKEDVTLSELLDEEDVLQECKAQNRRLIQFLCQDQCMQELVRLTTTEPPAGADETKRFKFPNVACELLTCDVGVINDKLGNDETLLETLYAFLEQPSPLNPLLASFFSKTIGNLITRKTEQVINFLRKKEGFLALVLKHIDTSAMMDVLLRLISCVEPPPLRLETLTWLNEQKLAQRLTELIHPERDEERQSNASQTLCDIIRLSRDQASQLQEISQPDPLLAVLESQECVEQLLQNMFSGGRTESCIVSGIQVLLTLLEIRRPVVDGVMDAQGFERSYTVNSSILLAIQPHLTHFHQLLLEPPKQDPMLTTLGVLEEPLGNTRLHVARLVASLLYTSSASHAVVAQELCRLDTMDLLLDLFFKHTWNNFLHLQVELCVAAIVRPCVHEMRLQPGMGSQDNSKPYLDTSQEETLSEVPTSEPSVASENSAHNLLVTHLFHHCHLVQRILEAWEENDRIQSEGGMRRGFMGHLTRIANTVVHNLEKGPVHTQISNLITELPEDCRGRWETFVEQTLSETNRKNTLDLVGTGNSRPCSEDDMESPFPKELTVQQAFSDYQIQQMTANFVDQFGFNDEEFTDHDDSIGATFDRIAEININIDAGQDSANTAVFEACSKERIQPFDDDEEDIWEEKEINYATQTKSRNRFGGLQSSQIQAESMSCDKTEAPGTEVPDRPADADSEEEENKEDFDPFSSQGQTETAMSTGWVADFGEVSSKAPAAGEAFAAWDAPASQPASTEAGEEKGWAKFTDFQPFCCSEKGPRCSSPVDSELSGSDNTKPNPNPCVWSSCVARKAPIVASDSSSSSSSDSDEEEGKSGSTSTETVTTGAGKETIRLTVDAKNERAVFTRIFRPAFRREADKGPVEGQSINDKDEEKEKKHGNCPRANAVSPTTQSATVT, encoded by the exons ATGTTTTGGAAGTTCGACTTGCACACATCCTCTCATCTGGAGACCTTGCTGGACAAGGAGGATGTCACGCTCTCTGAGCTCCTGGATGAAGAAGATGTTTTGCAGGAGTGCAAGGCCCAAAACaggag ACTCATCCAGTTCTTGTGCCAGGACCAGTGCATGCAGGAGCTGGTTCGGCTGACTACGACAGAGCCCCCTGCTGGTGCAGACGAGACTAAGCGCTTCAA gttTCCAAATGTTGCATGTGAGCTGCTCACGTGTGATGTGGGGGTGATAAATGATAAACTGGGCAACGATGAGACACTTCTAGAAACTCTTTATGCTTTCCTGGAGCAGCCATCCCCTCTTAACCCGCTCCTGGCATCTTTCTTTAGCAAGACAATTGGGAACCTTATCACACGCAAGACTGAGCAG GTAATTAACTTCCTGAGAAAGAAAGAGGGGTTTCTTGCGTTAGTCCTGAAACATATCGATACGTCAGCCATGATGGATGTGCTCCTACGTCTCATCAGCTGCGTGGAGCCTCCCCCACTTCGACTTGAGACTCTTACT TGGCTGAATGAACAGAAACTGGCCCAGAGACTTACAGAGCTCATCCACCCCGAAAGAGATGAAGAG AGGCAGTCAAATGCTTCTCAGACTTTGTGTGACATCATTCGTCTTAGCAGGGATCAGGCCAGCCAGCTACAGGAGATCTCGCAGCCTGACCCTCTGCTGGCAGTGCTGGAATC GCAGGAATGTGTGGAGCAGTTGTTGCAGAATATGTTCTCAGGGGGGAGGACTGAAAGCTGTATCGTCAGCGGGATTCAGGTTCTTCTGACTTTACTGGAAATCCGGAGGCCCGT AGTGGACGGTGTCATGGATGCTCAAGGGTTTGAGAGAAGTTACACTGTTAACAGCAGCATTTTGTTGGCTATTCAGCCTCACTTGACACACTTCCACCAGCTCCTTCTGGAGCCACCAAAG CAAGATCCTATGCTGACTACTCTGGGCGTGCTGGAGGAACCACTGGGGAACACTCGTCTGCACGTAGCCAGACTAGTGGCCTCCCTGCTTTATACCAGCTCTGCTAGTCATGCTGTCGTAGCACAAGAGCTCTGCAGACTCGATACTATGGACCTGCTTTTG GACTTGTTCTTCAAACACACGTGGAACAACTTCCTGCACCTCCAAGTGGAGCTTTGTGTGGCTGCCATTGTCCGTCCCTGTGTCCATGAAATGAGGCTGCAGCCTGGCATGGGCTCCCAGGACAACTCTAAGCCTTATCTAGATACGTCACAGGAGGAGACTTTGAGTGAGGTCCCAACTTCTGAACCTTCAGTCGCCTCTGAAAACTCGGCACACAACCTCTTGGTGACTCAT TTGTTCCATCACTGCCATCTTGTCCAGAGGATTCTGGAAGCCTGGGAAGAGAATGACAGAATACA GTCAGAAGGAGGTATGAGGAGAGGTTTCATGGGACATCTGACCAGGATTGCCAACACTGTGGTCCACAATCTAGAAAAAGGCCCAGTTCACACTCAGATTAGTAACCTCATCACAG AGCTGCCAGAGGACTGCAGAGGGCGCTGGGAAACCTTCGTAGAACAGACCCTGTCAGAAACTAACAGAAAGAACACCTTAGACCTG GTTGGAACTGGAAACTCTCGACCTTGCTCCGAAGACGACATGGAGAGCCCCTTCCCTAAAGAACTGACCGTACAGCAG gccttttcagactatcagatccaACAGATGACTGCTAACTTTGTGGATCAATTCGGCTTTAACGACGAAGAGTTCACTGACCACGATGACAGTATCGG GGCAACGTTTGACCGGATAGCAGAAATCAATATCAACATTGATGCAGGCCAAGACAGC GCCAACACAGCTGTGTTTGAGGCCTGTTCTAAGGAGAGGATTCAGCcttttgatgatgatgaggaggacatCTGGGAGGAGAAAGAAATCAACTATGCAACACAAACCAAGTCAAGGAACAG GTTTGGTGGTTTACAGTCCTCTCAAATCCAAGCAGAAAGTATGAGTTGTGACAAAACCGAAGCTCCCGGTACCGAGGTCCCCGATAGACCTGCAGACGCCGATTCTGAGGAAGAAGAAAACAAAGAAGACTTTGATCCTTTTTCAAGTCAGGGCCAGACAGAAACCGCTATGA GCACTGGCTGGGTAGCAGATTTTGGAGAAGTCAGCTCAAAGGCTCCCGCTGCTGGAGAAGCCTTCGCTGCTTGGGATGCTCCAGCGTCTCAGCCAGCTTCCACTGAGGCTGGAGAAGAGAAAGGCTGGGCCAAGTTCACGGATTTTCAGCCTTTCTGTTG CTCTGAAAAGGGCCCCAGATGCAGCTCTCCTGTCGATTCAGAGCTCAGTGGATCTGACAACACCAAACCAAACCCAAACC CCTGTGTATGGAGCTCTTGTGTGGCGAGAAAAGCGCCAATCGTGGCGTcggacagctcctcctccagcagctcGGACAGCGATGAAGAAGAAGGAAAGTCGGGGTCCACGTCCACTGAGACGGTCACCACGGGTGCTGGCAAGGAAACCATCCGGCTTACTGTAGATGCCAAAAATGAACGAGCGGTCTTCACAAG